In Monomorium pharaonis isolate MP-MQ-018 chromosome 3, ASM1337386v2, whole genome shotgun sequence, a genomic segment contains:
- the LOC105832273 gene encoding endonuclease III-like protein 1: MSKRLKLAGFSSRTLRSSKTLVDADSSEKTSSYFADEKKSARTAAKKRTPVKIEVTDDETDVKDIKSVTPIVVKSEDAEVSDIKDIKPEELETKNEKQSTDLKNSKDEKRWMPPNWETILENIKEMRKHETAPVDTMGCHKCTDPNANPVVSRYQSLVALMLSSQTKDQVTHAAMQRLNMYGCKPDIIAATPDDVLGKLIYPVGFWKRKVEYIKKTSVILLDKYSGDIPKTVKELCDLPGVGPKMAHLCMRVAWGEVSGIGVDTHVHRICNRLEWTKKSTKTPEETRKELEGWLPKPLWSEVNHLLVGFGQETCLPRFPKCSECLNKDICPYSSKGSGKMKK; the protein is encoded by the exons ATGAGCAAACGATTGAAGCTGGCCGGTTTCTCATCGAGAACCTTACGTTCGAGCAAAACTCTCGTCGACGCGGACTCCTCGGAGAAAACGTCATCCTACTTCGCCGACGAGAAAAAATCAGCGAGAACCGCCGCGAAGAAACGTACACCAGTCAAGATCGAAGTGACAGACGATGAAACAGATGTCAAAGATATCAAGAGTGTGACGCCGATTGTAGTAAAAAGCGAAGATGCGGAAGTATCGgacataaaagatattaaaccCGAGGAACTTGAAACGAAGAACGAGAAACAATCGACAGACTTGAAGAACAGTAAGGATGAGAAGCGATGGATGCCGCCAAATTGGGAGACCATTCttgaaaacattaaagaaatgaGAAAGCATGAGACGGCTCCAGTTGACACGATGGGTTGCCACAAGTGTACGGACCCTAATGCCAACCCTGTGGTGTCCAGGTACCAGTCGTTGGTGGCCCTGATGCTAAGTAGTCAAACAAAGGACCAGGTTACACATGCCGCTATGCAGCGGCTAAACATGTATGGCTGTAAACCAGATATAATAGCAGCTACTCCGGATGATGTTCTGGGCAAACTTATATATCCAGTTGGATTTTGGAAA aggaaggtggaatatataaaaaagacatCAGTGATTCTTCTAGATAAATACAGTGGAGACATACCAAAAACAGTAAAGGAATTATGTGACTTGCCAGGTGTGGGTCCCAAAATGGCTCACTTATGCATGCGAGTTGCATGGGGAGAGGTATCTGGCATTGGCGTGGATACACATGTTCATAGAATTTGTAATAGATTAGAATGGACAAAGAAGTCAACTAAAACACCAGAGGAAACGCGAAAGGAGTTGGAGGGTTGGCTTCCCAAACCTCTGTGGAGTGAAGTAAATCATCTCCTTGTCGGTTTTGGTCAAGAAACTTGTCTACCTCGATTTCCAAAGTGCTCGGAATGTCTCAACAAAGATATTTGCCCGTACTCCTCTAAAGGCAGTGGAAAGATGAAGAAGtaa
- the LOC105832263 gene encoding small nuclear ribonucleoprotein Sm D3 codes for MSIGVPIKVLHEAEGHTITCETNTGEVYRGKLIEAEDNMNCQMQNITVTHRDGRVAQLENVYIRGSKIRFLILPDMLKNAPMFKRPGGKGSGTAGRGKSAILRAQARGRGRGQNQRGKGTGSAPWLNQQNQPGGSQAGRGRG; via the exons ATGTCGATCGGAGTTCCCATTAAAGTGCTTCACGAGGCCGAAGGTCACACCATAACCTGCGAAACGAACACCGGCGAAGTTTATCGCGGTAAATTGATAGAGGCGGAGGACAATATGAATTGCCAGATGCAAAATATCACAGTGACGCACCGGGACGGCCGAGTAGCACAGCTCGAGAACGTGTATATTCGCGGCTCGAAAATCAGGTTCCTCATATTACCGGATATGCTGAAGAACGCACCTATGTTCAAGCGACCGGGCGGCAAGGGATCGGGCACAGCCGGCAGAGGGAAGTCTGCGATTTTGCGAGCCCAAG ctcGTGGTAGAGGAAGAGGACAGAATCAAAGAGGCAAAGGTACTGGTTCGGCACCTTGGTTAAATCAACAAAATCAACCAGGTGGATCTCAAGCTGGAAGAGGCAGGGGTTAA
- the LOC105832275 gene encoding nucleolar protein 12, with protein MFFQHNQSLVYSITCYKRSYNYFKGRQIAVIPRERLSTPVLSKDRRTKLPPFLKKVTIMFKVSQPPLLNLNKKPKQSKRRKKITLVFDEEKRREFLGGFRKRKLERKKKAQEELQQQLKEERKKIKQEARDRYKKSLSNQVLPEVEELLSRNEYDLEGHTVSILELNVAELAEGEKWIGENKIVEEKEEQEDNESDHCNDDNDDEIEGMSLQKKCKNQIQQKLKSDNQKPKSKKELKQEIKKVALKRVKQSKAFQQKQRLEQQKNKKQNRQKLHKAQKLMHKRGKRTKKKSER; from the exons ATGTTTTTCCAACATAACCAATCTTTAGTGTACAGTATAACCTGTTATAAACGCagttacaattatttcaaagGGCGTCAGATAGCCGTAATTCCCCGTGAGAGGTTGAGCACGCCCGTTCTCTCGAAGGATCGGAGAACAAAACTCCCCCCCTTCCtcaaaaaagttacaattatgTTCAAGGTATCACAACCACCATTACtcaacttaaataaaaaacctaAACAGTCGAAAAGGCGAAAGAAAATCACACTTGTCTTCGACGAAGAAAAACGACG AGAATTTTTAGGAGGATTTCGTAAGAGGAAGTTAGAGCGAAAAAAGAAGGCTCAGGAAGAATTGCAGCAACAGCTGAAAGAAGaacgaaagaaaattaaacaagaa gcACGAGATCGTTATAAGAAATCATTATCAAATCAAGTTCTTCCAGAGGTAGAAGAATTGTTATCTCGAAATGAATATGATCTAGAAGGTCATACAGTTAGTATTTTAGAGTTAAATGTTGCGGAGCTCGCAGAAGGAGAAAAATGGATAGgtgaaaacaaaattgtagAGGAAAAAGAAGAGCAAGAGGACAACGAAAGTGACCATTGTAACGATGACAATGATGATGAGATCGAGGGGATGTCATTGCAAAAGAAATGCAAAAATCAAATACAGCAAAAACTTAAATCTGACAATCAAAAGCCTAAATCCAAGAAAGAACTGAAACAAGAAATCAAGAAAGTGGCGTTGAAGCGAGTAAAACAAAGTAAAGCGTTTCAACAGAAGCAGAGACTGGAGCAGCAAAAGAACAAAAAGCAAAATAGACAAAAGTTGCACAAAGCCCAGAAGTTAATGCACAAACGTGGAAAGAGAACTAAAAAGAAATCCGAACGTTAG
- the LOC105832274 gene encoding protein TSSC4 isoform X2 encodes MHNPTDFILRGGDAAFANRQRLLFDQLSIAESKCNKHDKSETSNVGMECEKRPAEASEDHKQKRETKRFRGKESIFKRPEGPAPRANFRSIPDHHRNPHKWTKYTLDDVSSEDMTERSNMQAAMSFLKDLKSRKRKENVDECDEEMDIEPCESNTQSNSRRFKSRKSASSSSRITFRKPQTAKETANDGAVINETDDKPVFRSSKIILPEYVIGQKPKKTCKQNRPMVKVDRSKELRLDHLQEPDEEEDD; translated from the coding sequence atgcataaccCTACCGATTTCATTCTACGGGGTGGTGACGCAGCGTTCGCCAACAGACAGAGATTGTTGTTCGATCAGCTCTCTATCGCAGAAAGCAAGTGTAATAAACATGACAAATCTGAGACGAGCAACGTGGGGATGGAATGCGAGAAGAGGCCAGCCGAGGCGAGCGAGGATCACaagcaaaagagagagacaaagagatTTCGCGGCAAGGAGAGCATCTTTAAGCGTCCCGAGGGCCCGGCGCCACGCGCGAACTTCAGAAGCATTCCGGACCACCACAGAAATCCGCACAAATGGACCAAGTACACCCTGGACGACGTATCCAGTGAGGACATGACAGAGCGCAGTAACATGCAGGCTGCTATGTCATTCCTGAAGGACCTGAAGTCGCGCAAAAGGAAAGAGAATGTCGATGAATGTGACGAGGAGATGGACATCGAGCCTTGCGAGTCAAACACGCAGTCAAACTCTAGGCGGTTCAAGTCTAGAAAATCTGCGTCATCATCGTCACGGATCACGTTCAGAAAACCACAGACGGCGAAAGAGACGGCGAATGATGGCGCGGTGATCAACGAAACGGATGATAAGCCCGTGTTCAGAAGCAGTAAGATCATCCTGCCGGAATACGTGATCGGACAGAAACCGAAAAAGACATGTAAACAAAACCGGCCGATGGTTAAGGTTGATCGCTCAAAGGAATTGAGATTGGATCATTTACAAGAACCGGATGAAGAGGAAGATGACTGA
- the LOC105832277 gene encoding N-alpha-acetyltransferase 10 — MSVNIRCATTEDLLNIQHCNLQCLPENYQMKYYLYHALSWPQLSYVAEDEKGRIVGYVLAKMEEDCEDNPHGHITSLAVKRSHRRLGIAQKLMNQASRAMVECFGAKYVSLHVRRSNRAALNLYTSSLQFEVSEVEPKYYADGEDAYAMKRDLTSFHHEKALRDRAHKEGNVHTHLGSRCCGDHS; from the coding sequence ATGTCTGTGAATATACGTTGCGCAACCACAGAGGACCTGCTAAATATACAGCACTGCAATTTGCAATGTCTACCTGAGAATTatcaaatgaaatattatctgTATCATGCTCTCTCGTGGCCGCAATTGAGTTATGTGGCAGAGGACGAGAAGGGAAGGATAGTGGGATATGTGCTCGCCAAGATGGAGGAGGACTGTGAGGACAATCCACATGGGCACATAACCAGTCTGGCAGTGAAACGTTCCCACAGAAGACTGGGCATCGCGCAAAAGTTAATGAATCAGGCCTCCAGAGCGATGGTGGAATGCTTCGGGGCGAAATATGTTTCCCTGCATGTGCGCAGAAGTAATCGTGCGGCTCTCAACTTATATACGAGCAGCTTGCAGTTTGAGGTGTCGGAGGTGGAGCCGAAATATTACGCGGACGGCGAGGACGCTTACGCTATGAAGCGAGATCTCACTAGCTTCCATCATGAGAAGGCTCTTCGAGATAGAGCGCACAAAGAGGGCAATGTTCACACGCACTTAGGCAGCAGGTGCTGCGGTGATCACTCTTAG
- the LOC105832274 gene encoding protein TSSC4 isoform X1, producing MNNCSEKSVIFKKMHNPTDFILRGGDAAFANRQRLLFDQLSIAESKCNKHDKSETSNVGMECEKRPAEASEDHKQKRETKRFRGKESIFKRPEGPAPRANFRSIPDHHRNPHKWTKYTLDDVSSEDMTERSNMQAAMSFLKDLKSRKRKENVDECDEEMDIEPCESNTQSNSRRFKSRKSASSSSRITFRKPQTAKETANDGAVINETDDKPVFRSSKIILPEYVIGQKPKKTCKQNRPMVKVDRSKELRLDHLQEPDEEEDD from the coding sequence atgaataattgtaGCGAGAAGTCggtcatttttaaaaaaatgcataaccCTACCGATTTCATTCTACGGGGTGGTGACGCAGCGTTCGCCAACAGACAGAGATTGTTGTTCGATCAGCTCTCTATCGCAGAAAGCAAGTGTAATAAACATGACAAATCTGAGACGAGCAACGTGGGGATGGAATGCGAGAAGAGGCCAGCCGAGGCGAGCGAGGATCACaagcaaaagagagagacaaagagatTTCGCGGCAAGGAGAGCATCTTTAAGCGTCCCGAGGGCCCGGCGCCACGCGCGAACTTCAGAAGCATTCCGGACCACCACAGAAATCCGCACAAATGGACCAAGTACACCCTGGACGACGTATCCAGTGAGGACATGACAGAGCGCAGTAACATGCAGGCTGCTATGTCATTCCTGAAGGACCTGAAGTCGCGCAAAAGGAAAGAGAATGTCGATGAATGTGACGAGGAGATGGACATCGAGCCTTGCGAGTCAAACACGCAGTCAAACTCTAGGCGGTTCAAGTCTAGAAAATCTGCGTCATCATCGTCACGGATCACGTTCAGAAAACCACAGACGGCGAAAGAGACGGCGAATGATGGCGCGGTGATCAACGAAACGGATGATAAGCCCGTGTTCAGAAGCAGTAAGATCATCCTGCCGGAATACGTGATCGGACAGAAACCGAAAAAGACATGTAAACAAAACCGGCCGATGGTTAAGGTTGATCGCTCAAAGGAATTGAGATTGGATCATTTACAAGAACCGGATGAAGAGGAAGATGACTGA